One window of the Magnolia sinica isolate HGM2019 chromosome 19, MsV1, whole genome shotgun sequence genome contains the following:
- the LOC131234888 gene encoding auxin-responsive protein SAUR71-like, with product MARTDYTRFSLYSITRLRRMAEKWRKLTKGAKDTPADVPPGHLAVSVGNPGRRFVIRASYLNHPVFRQLLDQAYEEYGHEHHGPIAFPCNEFIFEQIIQSLGRSKECHRMKQHCCLQPTEKEKGVLGDCRPVLHGMLGRETW from the coding sequence ATGGCTCGAACCGATTACACAAGGTTTAGCCTCTACAGCATCACCAGGCTCAGACGGATGGCCGAGAAATGGCGCAAGCTCACCAAAGGTGCAAAGGACACACCGGCAGACGTCCCACCCGGTCACTTAGCTGTGAGTGTCGGCAATCCAGGCCGACGGTTTGTCATAAGGGCCTCCTATTTGAACCATCCTGTCTTCAGGCAACTATTGGACCAAGCCTACGAGGAGTATGGGCATGAACACCACGGCCCGATCGCCTTTCCTTGCAACGAATTCATCTTCGAACAGATAATCCAGTCACTTGGGCGAAGCAAGGAATGCCATAGAATGAAGCAGCATTGTTGTTTACAGCCAACGGAGAAAGAGAAGGGTGTATTGGGAGACTGCAGGCCAGTCCTGCATGGGATGTTGGGGAGAGAGACGTGGTAG